From a single Francisella halioticida genomic region:
- a CDS encoding IS3 family transposase, translating into MVNEHKEEVKAKLIQIHEEIPCYGYIKAHKQLIEDGFSICENTVQKYRKELGIKAILAVKKPNLNLSEPNKEHAIYSYKLKGLSILRPNQVWSTDITYIKTDAGTVYMAAIIDWYSKAVLSWEISNTMDSSLVMKVLNEALYKYGVPEIFNTDQGSQYTSNIHIQTLLDKKITISMDGKGRATDNICIERFWRSAKCERFYLNQYPGIVELRNDVDDYIDFYNNRRFHESINYKKPMEFYYDNLLEKRAA; encoded by the coding sequence GTGGTTAACGAACATAAAGAAGAAGTAAAAGCAAAGCTTATACAGATACATGAGGAGATTCCCTGCTACGGCTATATAAAAGCTCATAAGCAATTAATAGAAGATGGGTTTAGCATCTGTGAGAACACAGTACAAAAGTATCGTAAAGAGTTAGGCATCAAAGCTATATTGGCGGTGAAAAAACCAAACTTAAACTTATCTGAACCTAACAAAGAGCATGCTATTTATAGTTACAAACTAAAAGGTTTAAGCATATTGAGACCTAATCAAGTTTGGTCTACAGATATTACATATATTAAGACTGATGCTGGCACAGTTTATATGGCAGCTATTATTGATTGGTACTCTAAGGCTGTACTAAGTTGGGAGATATCCAACACTATGGATAGTAGTTTAGTTATGAAAGTTTTAAATGAAGCTCTGTATAAATATGGAGTACCAGAAATATTTAACACTGATCAAGGTAGCCAGTACACATCTAACATTCATATCCAAACATTATTGGATAAAAAAATTACTATATCTATGGATGGTAAAGGTAGAGCAACTGATAACATTTGCATCGAAAGATTTTGGAGAAGTGCTAAATGTGAGAGATTTTATTTAAATCAATATCCTGGCATTGTTGAACTAAGAAACGATGTGGATGATTATATAGATTTTTATAATAATAGAAGATTTCATGAGTCTATCAATTATAAAAAACCTATGGAATTTTATTACGATAACTTATTGGAAAAACGGGCGGCTTAG
- a CDS encoding IS3 family transposase codes for MLRKGDKMRYTKEFKDEAVKLCLQPDANRREIADNLGVKYKTICSWIYKELKDMGWKVTQPRVSKRMKLLGLHAKAARKHKKTTDSNHNKHVYDNLLEQNFTALSVNHRWVTDITYVPTQEGWLYLCVIIDLFLRSVIGWAMDSRMKTDLVCNALNMAFFRRNFPSGVIIHSDKGSQYCSKQYQDIIKEHWLLSSMSSKGCCYDNAACESFFGTLKVELVHDESYKTREEAKLSIFEYIEAYYNTKRRHSTINLYDSISI; via the coding sequence GTGTTAAGAAAAGGAGACAAGATGAGATATACAAAAGAGTTTAAAGATGAAGCTGTTAAATTATGTTTACAACCAGATGCAAATAGACGAGAAATAGCAGATAATTTAGGGGTTAAATATAAAACCATTTGCAGTTGGATATACAAAGAGCTTAAAGATATGGGTTGGAAAGTTACTCAACCTAGAGTATCTAAACGTATGAAATTACTTGGTTTACATGCTAAAGCGGCTCGTAAGCATAAGAAAACTACAGATTCCAACCACAACAAACATGTTTATGATAATTTATTAGAACAAAACTTCACTGCTTTATCTGTAAATCATAGGTGGGTTACAGATATAACTTATGTACCTACACAAGAGGGGTGGCTGTATCTTTGTGTGATTATAGATTTATTCTTAAGATCAGTTATTGGTTGGGCAATGGATTCTAGGATGAAAACGGATTTAGTTTGTAATGCTTTAAATATGGCATTCTTTAGAAGAAATTTTCCTAGTGGTGTGATTATACACTCTGATAAAGGGTCACAGTACTGTAGCAAACAATATCAAGACATTATTAAAGAACACTGGCTACTATCAAGTATGAGCTCTAAAGGATGCTGTTACGATAATGCTGCTTGTGAAAGTTTCTTTGGAACTTTAAAAGTAGAGTTAGTACATGATGAAAGCTATAAAACTAGAGAAGAAGCTAAACTATCAATATTTGAATATATTGAAGCTTACTATAATACAAAAAGGAGACATTCTACAATAAATTTATATGACTCCATATCAATTTGA
- a CDS encoding putative DNA-binding domain-containing protein, which translates to MDIPDVIKIKMQNFTDAIRCGNSTNKNILIYRDSIIANISSVLDNTFPYFSTYASTDLKKQIIKVFLEENTSLDPAFHQIATELLKCSKNLEMSEQLSKLIEFEWLLFSVEISDSKVCKSSEKISNIDFADIKGIDINPTVEFLSLPFDASSLDKNVDLKEESFYIVYRNLNHRTYYREISPIEFALISSALKNGVEVFDSADFKNLDDSYKEYLIQQLIIWHNLNIITMSLSN; encoded by the coding sequence ATGGATATCCCTGATGTTATAAAGATTAAAATGCAAAACTTTACTGATGCTATACGCTGTGGTAATTCAACTAATAAAAACATACTAATATATAGAGATTCTATTATAGCTAACATATCAAGCGTTTTAGATAATACTTTTCCTTATTTTAGTACTTATGCTTCAACTGATTTAAAAAAGCAAATTATAAAAGTTTTTCTTGAGGAAAATACTTCTTTAGATCCAGCTTTTCATCAAATAGCAACAGAGTTATTAAAGTGTTCAAAAAACTTAGAAATGTCGGAGCAACTATCTAAATTAATAGAATTTGAATGGTTACTTTTCTCAGTAGAAATATCTGATTCTAAGGTTTGTAAGAGTAGTGAAAAAATTAGTAATATTGATTTTGCTGATATAAAAGGTATAGATATAAATCCAACAGTTGAATTCTTATCATTACCATTTGATGCAAGTAGTTTAGATAAAAATGTTGATTTGAAAGAAGAGTCATTCTATATTGTTTACCGTAATCTAAATCATCGTACCTATTACAGAGAAATATCTCCTATAGAGTTTGCACTGATAAGCTCTGCATTGAAGAATGGTGTAGAAGTCTTTGACTCAGCAGATTTTAAAAACTTAGATGATAGTTATAAAGAATATCTTATTCAACAGTTAATTATATGGCATAATCTAAATATAATTACTATGTCATTGTCTAATTGA
- a CDS encoding DUF692 domain-containing protein, protein MTKKAQGIGLRSEHQSILSAKKVSGIDFLELAPENWMGLGGFKQNFLEKAAEIYPIVAHSLNLSIAGFRPLNKEFLNEVRIFLDRYNIKIYSDHLCFTDDEKGYLYDLLPVPREKETVSHICNRIEQVQDIIKRPLVLENISYYYQYDNDMNELEFINSILEKSGAKLLLDINNVYVNGHNHGYDPYEFVSNIKKDSISYYHIAGHYKSDDFIIDTHGKSVIEEVKKLAKFTIEKHGWYPLLLERDNFIPKLDDLIAELNSITSFVGN, encoded by the coding sequence ATGACTAAAAAAGCTCAGGGTATTGGTTTAAGATCTGAACATCAATCAATATTATCAGCTAAAAAAGTTAGTGGTATTGATTTTTTAGAGCTTGCTCCAGAAAACTGGATGGGTTTAGGTGGTTTTAAGCAAAATTTTCTTGAGAAAGCTGCAGAAATCTATCCTATAGTTGCTCATAGCCTTAACTTATCAATAGCTGGATTTAGACCCTTAAACAAAGAGTTCTTAAATGAGGTGAGAATTTTTTTAGACCGCTATAATATAAAAATATATAGTGATCATTTATGCTTTACTGATGATGAAAAAGGTTATTTATATGACCTTTTACCAGTACCTAGAGAAAAAGAGACAGTTTCACATATTTGTAACAGAATTGAGCAAGTACAAGATATTATTAAAAGACCTCTTGTTTTAGAGAATATTTCATATTATTACCAATATGATAATGATATGAATGAGCTTGAATTTATTAATAGTATTTTAGAAAAAAGTGGAGCTAAGCTTCTTCTTGATATTAATAATGTTTATGTTAATGGACATAATCATGGGTATGATCCATATGAGTTTGTAAGTAATATAAAAAAAGATAGTATAAGTTATTATCATATTGCTGGGCATTATAAGAGTGATGATTTTATAATAGATACACATGGTAAAAGTGTAATTGAAGAGGTGAAAAAATTAGCTAAATTTACAATTGAAAAACATGGCTGGTATCCCTTACTACTTGAGAGAGATAATTTTATTCCTAAGTTAGATGATCTTATAGCAGAATTAAACAGTATAACTAGTTTTGTAGGTAATTAA
- a CDS encoding Mur ligase family protein — MIPEGYSRRLVGPNLFFKETGTVLDVPLVENREELTKLFYQEAKKKLPALGWEQIKITHNFFNNGVRFAFIAPVDITMPACDVIDFVWASAREGFETGNFKSIEEAKKELISTIDEDKNLTYRKLYELAKSKGFNAFRDRDRDTAFIGSGTGCYEFDLIKDSIDDISWQNVYDIPAVIVTGTNGKTTTVRLTDYICRVAGKVTGYTSTDWVKVNDELIDEGDYSGPTGHQFVLTNKKVEVALLESARGGLLKRGLIETFINAAAVTNVSTDHLGEDGIETVAELAEAKSIVFRTMGEGSHAIINLDNSYMKDKFDTLDCAKIVVTQNPEAHDMEYYLAKSEYACIVENGNFVWIDGGLKRTIVSVVDAPLTVKGFAKHNIENAMIAICLSFKLGIDLDIVAQALKSYSNDTKVNRGRANIFEWNDKVAVVDYAHNEAGMDALLGMMKAYDKGGKTYLMIGTTGDRKYLIPGINDVILKHDIDFIVLKETEMYLRGAEPMELPLLIRKDLDDKGFDISKTYISHGELEGVKYILNKLEDNDMAILCCQAEVPEVIEYLEKIV; from the coding sequence ATGATTCCTGAAGGTTATTCGCGTAGGCTTGTAGGACCTAATCTATTTTTTAAAGAAACTGGAACAGTACTTGATGTTCCTTTGGTAGAAAATAGAGAAGAATTAACAAAATTATTCTATCAAGAGGCTAAAAAAAAATTACCTGCTTTGGGGTGGGAGCAAATTAAGATTACGCATAATTTTTTTAATAATGGCGTTAGGTTTGCTTTTATTGCTCCAGTTGATATAACGATGCCAGCTTGTGATGTTATAGATTTTGTGTGGGCTTCTGCTCGAGAGGGCTTTGAAACTGGTAATTTTAAATCTATTGAAGAAGCAAAAAAAGAACTAATTTCAACAATTGATGAAGATAAAAATCTAACTTATCGTAAGCTATATGAGCTTGCTAAATCAAAAGGTTTTAATGCCTTTAGAGATAGAGATAGAGATACGGCATTTATTGGTTCTGGTACAGGTTGCTATGAGTTTGATTTAATAAAAGATTCAATTGATGATATTTCATGGCAAAATGTTTATGATATTCCAGCAGTTATAGTTACAGGTACAAATGGTAAGACTACTACAGTTAGACTTACCGACTATATTTGTCGAGTAGCAGGCAAAGTTACAGGCTATACTTCTACAGACTGGGTTAAAGTAAATGATGAATTGATTGATGAAGGAGATTACTCTGGTCCAACAGGTCATCAATTTGTATTGACAAATAAAAAAGTAGAGGTTGCTTTACTAGAGTCTGCCAGAGGTGGATTGTTAAAAAGAGGACTAATCGAAACCTTCATAAATGCAGCTGCAGTAACAAATGTATCAACTGATCATCTTGGTGAAGATGGTATTGAGACTGTTGCGGAGCTTGCTGAAGCTAAGTCTATAGTTTTTCGTACTATGGGTGAGGGTTCTCACGCTATTATCAACCTTGATAACTCATACATGAAAGATAAATTTGACACTCTTGATTGTGCCAAAATAGTAGTTACTCAAAATCCTGAAGCTCATGATATGGAGTATTATTTAGCAAAATCTGAGTATGCTTGTATTGTTGAGAATGGTAACTTTGTTTGGATTGATGGAGGTTTAAAAAGAACTATTGTTTCTGTAGTAGATGCTCCATTAACAGTCAAAGGTTTTGCTAAGCATAATATTGAAAATGCTATGATTGCTATTTGTTTGTCATTTAAGTTAGGTATTGATTTAGATATAGTTGCTCAGGCTCTTAAAAGCTATTCAAATGATACAAAAGTTAATAGAGGTCGAGCAAATATCTTTGAATGGAATGATAAAGTTGCTGTAGTTGATTATGCTCATAACGAGGCAGGTATGGATGCTTTATTAGGTATGATGAAAGCATATGATAAAGGAGGCAAAACTTATTTAATGATAGGTACTACTGGTGATCGCAAATATTTGATACCTGGTATTAATGATGTGATCTTAAAGCATGATATTGACTTTATTGTTTTAAAAGAAACGGAAATGTATTTAAGAGGTGCAGAGCCAATGGAACTGCCTTTACTTATTCGTAAAGATTTAGATGATAAAGGTTTTGATATTTCAAAAACATATATTTCTCATGGTGAGCTTGAGGGTGTTAAGTACATACTTAATAAGCTTGAAGATAATGATATGGCTATTTTATGTTGTCAGGCAGAGGTACCTGAAGTTATAGAATACTTGGAAAAAATAGTATAA
- a CDS encoding lipocalin-like domain-containing protein, which translates to MANRLLGAWSLEKVYAKSDDRQISFPLGARPNGLLIYTENKMSGSGKLSE; encoded by the coding sequence ATGGCAAATAGATTATTAGGTGCTTGGTCACTTGAAAAAGTTTACGCTAAGAGTGATGATAGACAAATTTCATTTCCTTTAGGTGCTAGACCTAATGGGCTACTAATTTATACAGAAAATAAAATGTCTGGAAGCGGTAAACTTAGTGAATAA
- a CDS encoding transposase, translating into MLRKGDKMRYTKEFKDEAVKLCLQPDANRREIADNLGVKYKTICSWISKAMSNPQKEIKIDYKTQYQQLSFENTDLKKKLKQAETEREILKKAAAYFAKQNL; encoded by the coding sequence GTGTTAAGAAAAGGAGACAAGATGAGATATACAAAAGAGTTTAAAGATGAAGCTGTTAAATTATGTTTACAACCAGATGCAAATAGACGAGAAATAGCAGATAACTTAGGGGTTAAATATAAAACCATTTGCAGTTGGATATCCAAAGCCATGTCAAACCCTCAGAAAGAAATAAAGATAGATTATAAAACGCAGTACCAGCAACTATCTTTTGAAAATACTGATTTGAAGAAAAAACTCAAACAGGCAGAAACAGAGCGTGAAATACTAAAAAAGGCAGCAGCGTACTTTGCAAAGCAAAATCTGTAA
- a CDS encoding enoyl-ACP reductase FabI: MGFLTGKKIIVTGLLSNKSIAYGIAKALHREGAELAFTYVGQFKERVEKLSAEFDPVAVLPCDVTSDQEIKDLFVELGNVWDGLDGIIHSIAFAPRDQLGGDFVDTVTREGFSIAHDISAYSFVALAREGRAMMKGSNGSIVGLTYIGAEKAMPSYNTMGVAKASLEATMRYTALALGEDGINVNSVSAGPIKTLAASGISNFKKMLDYNASVSPLKKNISIMEVGNTVAFLCSDMASGITGENIHVDAGYHSVLMGNVL; encoded by the coding sequence ATGGGTTTTCTAACAGGAAAGAAAATAATAGTTACCGGTCTTTTAAGCAATAAGTCAATTGCTTATGGTATTGCAAAAGCACTACATAGAGAGGGTGCAGAGCTTGCATTTACTTATGTTGGTCAATTCAAAGAGAGAGTTGAAAAACTAAGTGCTGAATTTGATCCAGTAGCTGTTCTTCCTTGTGATGTTACATCAGATCAAGAAATTAAAGATTTGTTTGTGGAACTTGGAAATGTTTGGGATGGTCTTGATGGTATTATTCATTCGATTGCATTTGCTCCTCGTGATCAGTTAGGTGGTGATTTTGTTGATACTGTAACTCGTGAAGGTTTTTCAATTGCTCATGATATTAGTGCTTACTCTTTTGTAGCTTTAGCTAGAGAAGGTCGTGCAATGATGAAGGGTAGTAATGGATCTATCGTTGGACTTACCTATATTGGCGCAGAAAAAGCTATGCCAAGCTATAACACAATGGGTGTTGCAAAGGCATCTTTAGAAGCTACTATGAGATATACAGCTCTTGCTTTAGGTGAAGATGGTATTAATGTAAACAGTGTATCTGCTGGCCCAATTAAAACTTTAGCAGCTTCTGGAATTTCTAATTTTAAGAAAATGCTCGATTATAATGCTTCTGTATCTCCGCTTAAGAAAAATATCAGTATCATGGAAGTTGGTAATACAGTAGCTTTCTTATGCTCTGATATGGCTTCTGGTATCACAGGCGAAAATATACATGTAGATGCTGGTTATCACAGCGTGTTAATGGGTAATGTTCTTTAA
- a CDS encoding IS3 family transposase, giving the protein MGWKVTQPRVSKRMKLLGLHAKAARKHKKTTDSNHNKHVYDNLLEQNFTALSVNHRWVTDITYVPTQEGWLYLCVIIDLFSRSVIGWTMDSRMKADLVCNALNMALFRRNFPSGVIIHSDKGSQYCSKQYQDIIKEHWLLSSMSSKGCCYDNAACESFFGTLKVELVHDESYKTREETKLSIFEYIEAYYNTKRRHSTINYMTPYQFEYIMENEVVNCPKLTG; this is encoded by the coding sequence ATGGGTTGGAAAGTTACTCAACCTAGAGTATCTAAACGTATGAAATTACTTGGTTTACATGCTAAAGCGGCTCGTAAGCATAAGAAAACTACAGATTCTAACCACAACAAACATGTTTATGATAATTTATTAGAACAAAACTTCACTGCTTTATCTGTAAATCATAGGTGGGTTACAGATATAACTTATGTACCTACACAAGAGGGGTGGCTGTATCTTTGTGTGATTATAGATTTATTCTCAAGATCAGTTATTGGTTGGACAATGGATTCTAGGATGAAAGCAGATTTAGTTTGTAATGCTTTAAATATGGCATTATTTAGAAGAAATTTTCCTAGTGGTGTGATTATACACTCTGATAAAGGGTCACAGTACTGTAGCAAACAATATCAAGACATTATTAAAGAACACTGGCTACTATCAAGTATGAGCTCTAAAGGATGCTGTTACGATAATGCTGCTTGTGAAAGTTTCTTTGGAACTTTAAAAGTAGAGTTAGTACATGATGAAAGCTATAAAACTAGAGAAGAAACTAAACTATCAATATTTGAATATATTGAAGCTTACTATAATACAAAAAGGAGACATTCTACAATAAATTATATGACTCCATATCAATTTGAATATATAATGGAAAATGAAGTAGTAAACTGTCCCAAATTGACGGGGTAG
- a CDS encoding KpsF/GutQ family sugar-phosphate isomerase: protein MSHVENAKKTFEMEIKALEDLKNSISGSFKKACDIILTNNKGRVIITGMGKSGHIGKKMAATFASTGTPAFFVHPGEAGHGDFGMITCNDILIAISNSGNSNEIMGLMPMIKHLNIPIISITSNPESLMAKNSDIHLNLGVNKEACPLNLAPTSSTTATLVLGDALAIALLKAKNFSAEDFAFSHPSGALGRKIILRVENIMRKGSEIPKIDPTDTIRKAILEISNKGIGNTLITSKDSKLLGIFTDGDLRRIFESDNFDSYIPISNVMSKHPKTISKDDMAMTALEKMEEFEIMSLAVIDNNDYVLGAVTMHDLIKLGLK from the coding sequence ATGAGTCATGTAGAAAATGCAAAAAAGACCTTTGAAATGGAGATAAAAGCATTAGAAGACCTAAAAAATTCTATAAGTGGAAGTTTTAAAAAGGCTTGTGACATTATTTTAACCAATAATAAAGGACGCGTAATTATTACTGGAATGGGAAAATCTGGCCACATAGGCAAAAAAATGGCAGCAACCTTTGCTAGTACAGGTACACCCGCATTCTTTGTTCACCCAGGAGAAGCTGGTCATGGTGATTTTGGGATGATTACTTGTAATGACATATTAATAGCTATATCTAACTCCGGAAACTCAAATGAGATAATGGGGCTAATGCCGATGATTAAACATCTAAATATTCCTATTATTTCAATAACTAGCAACCCTGAATCACTAATGGCAAAAAATAGTGATATACACTTGAATCTTGGCGTAAATAAAGAAGCTTGTCCTTTAAATCTAGCTCCTACATCAAGTACAACAGCCACTTTGGTTTTAGGTGATGCTTTAGCCATAGCTTTACTTAAAGCAAAAAACTTTTCTGCTGAGGATTTTGCATTTTCACACCCTAGTGGAGCTCTCGGTAGAAAGATAATATTGAGGGTTGAAAATATTATGCGCAAAGGATCTGAAATTCCTAAAATAGATCCTACAGACACTATTCGTAAAGCAATACTTGAAATAAGCAATAAAGGAATAGGAAACACATTAATCACTTCTAAAGACAGTAAACTTCTTGGTATCTTCACAGATGGTGATTTACGTAGAATATTTGAGTCTGATAATTTTGATTCTTATATACCAATTTCGAATGTAATGAGTAAACACCCTAAAACTATATCAAAAGATGATATGGCTATGACAGCTTTAGAAAAGATGGAAGAATTTGAGATTATGAGTCTTGCTGTAATAGATAATAATGATTATGTTTTAGGAGCTGTAACTATGCATGATCTTATTAAACTAGGACTTAAATAA
- a CDS encoding TIGR00730 family Rossman fold protein produces the protein MNRNNKKIVPTHNGQVTFDRAKETWNILKITSELVEGFERLDKLTPAISIFGSARLKKDDKYYLKTIEIAEKLSNHGFTVITGGGPGIMEAGNKGALEGSSSSVGLNIALPHEQKPNKYQDISLFHRYFFTRKAMFIKHSMAYIVMPGGFGTMDELFDISTLIQTEKKTYMPVILFGKNFWGGLVSWIKTTMLKSGVIDKNDLKILHLVDTIDETIEIIREYYQNSYHSKEHAHIVF, from the coding sequence ATGAATCGTAATAATAAGAAAATAGTCCCAACGCATAATGGGCAAGTAACTTTTGATCGAGCTAAAGAAACATGGAATATATTAAAAATAACATCTGAACTTGTAGAAGGCTTTGAACGTTTAGATAAACTTACTCCTGCCATAAGTATATTTGGATCAGCAAGATTAAAAAAAGATGATAAATACTACTTAAAAACCATAGAAATAGCAGAAAAACTATCTAACCATGGGTTTACAGTTATTACAGGTGGAGGACCTGGTATTATGGAAGCTGGTAATAAAGGGGCTTTGGAAGGATCATCCTCAAGTGTTGGCTTAAATATAGCATTACCTCATGAGCAAAAACCTAATAAATACCAAGATATCAGTCTTTTTCATAGATATTTTTTCACTCGAAAAGCAATGTTTATTAAACATTCTATGGCTTACATAGTTATGCCTGGAGGTTTTGGGACTATGGATGAATTATTTGATATATCTACTTTAATTCAAACTGAGAAAAAAACATACATGCCTGTTATACTTTTTGGCAAAAATTTCTGGGGTGGGTTAGTAAGCTGGATAAAAACAACAATGCTAAAGAGCGGTGTTATTGATAAAAATGATCTAAAAATTTTACATCTTGTAGATACAATAGATGAAACTATTGAAATTATTCGTGAATATTATCAAAACTCATATCATTCTAAAGAACATGCTCATATAGTTTTTTAA
- a CDS encoding putative DNA-binding domain-containing protein — protein sequence MNIPESIKNKMQSFTHAIRYGNSTDEKIEMYREFIVGNVSSVLENTFPYFNTHASQKLKDKIIKVFLEDNVAFEPAFHQIATEILKSSREIEMDKELYKLIEFEWLLFSIEISEFEVSENTEITKAVGFKNIRKVKANPTLTFISLPFDINSLNEEISVDQKILYALYLNVNHKTSHQRLSPLESAILSSVLEDDVSIFNSEDFKQINNEYKEHLMNRLVFWHNQNMVTLSV from the coding sequence ATGAATATACCAGAGTCTATAAAAAATAAAATGCAAAGTTTTACTCATGCTATTCGCTATGGTAATTCAACTGATGAAAAGATAGAGATGTATCGTGAGTTTATTGTTGGCAATGTATCAAGTGTTTTAGAGAATACTTTTCCTTATTTTAACACTCATGCCTCTCAGAAATTAAAAGATAAGATTATAAAAGTTTTTCTTGAAGATAATGTTGCATTTGAACCAGCATTTCATCAAATTGCTACGGAGATACTAAAATCTTCAAGAGAGATAGAGATGGATAAAGAGCTATACAAATTAATAGAATTTGAATGGTTACTCTTTTCTATAGAAATATCAGAGTTTGAGGTTTCTGAAAATACAGAAATTACTAAAGCTGTAGGTTTTAAAAATATTAGAAAGGTAAAAGCAAATCCTACACTAACTTTTATATCATTACCTTTTGATATAAATAGCTTGAATGAAGAAATAAGTGTAGATCAAAAGATATTGTATGCACTTTATCTCAATGTTAATCACAAGACTTCACATCAAAGATTATCACCACTAGAGTCTGCAATTTTAAGTTCTGTATTAGAAGACGATGTGAGTATTTTTAATTCAGAAGATTTTAAGCAAATAAACAATGAATATAAAGAACACTTAATGAATCGTCTAGTCTTTTGGCACAACCAAAATATGGTTACTTTATCAGTATAA
- a CDS encoding MBL fold metallo-hydrolase, which translates to MGGYDQDYYNLFNAQTSKVLLLGSGGPITDDARASAGELIWLDGKSKILIDASGGTYLRFGQSGARIEDLEMINMTHFHADHSADLPAILKGAYFSDRKENLPLSGPTHLDLFPSATYFLQRVFGKEHGSYAYLHGILTGTDGFSFKLDPVTNVDFTSLKPIKVFSNKEFTIWALGIPKGDVPTLAYKIVSKKGTIVVTGAGGSNKHDKFRDAFIKFAKNADILMMPMPVDESTDAAGSFLHAKPSVIGKVAAAVNPKALVLSHFLGKGLVLKDESTKIVKKYYKGPVYEGRDLACFPVDGVK; encoded by the coding sequence ATAGGAGGGTATGATCAAGATTATTATAATTTATTCAATGCCCAGACATCAAAAGTCCTATTATTAGGTTCTGGTGGACCTATTACAGATGATGCTAGAGCCTCTGCTGGTGAGTTAATATGGTTGGATGGTAAATCTAAGATCTTGATTGATGCCAGTGGTGGTACATATCTTAGATTTGGTCAATCTGGTGCTCGAATAGAGGATCTGGAAATGATCAATATGACTCATTTTCATGCAGATCATTCAGCAGATTTACCAGCAATATTAAAAGGTGCATATTTCTCTGATAGAAAAGAAAACTTGCCTTTATCAGGCCCTACGCATTTAGATCTTTTTCCAAGCGCAACATATTTTCTTCAAAGAGTATTTGGAAAAGAACATGGATCTTATGCATATTTACACGGAATACTTACAGGCACAGATGGATTTTCTTTTAAACTTGATCCTGTAACAAATGTTGATTTTACAAGTTTAAAGCCAATAAAAGTTTTCTCAAATAAAGAATTTACAATTTGGGCTTTAGGGATTCCAAAAGGTGATGTTCCAACTTTAGCATATAAAATTGTATCAAAGAAAGGAACTATTGTTGTAACCGGAGCTGGAGGTAGCAATAAGCATGATAAATTTAGAGATGCTTTCATTAAGTTTGCAAAAAATGCTGATATTTTGATGATGCCTATGCCAGTTGACGAAAGTACAGATGCTGCAGGGAGTTTCCTACATGCTAAACCATCAGTTATTGGAAAGGTTGCAGCAGCGGTAAATCCAAAAGCATTAGTTTTAAGCCACTTTTTAGGTAAAGGACTCGTGCTTAAAGATGAATCTACGAAGATAGTTAAAAAATACTATAAGGGTCCTGTATACGAGGGTAGAGATTTAGCATGTTTCCCCGTTGATGGAGTTAAATAA